The following are encoded in a window of Impatiens glandulifera chromosome 5, dImpGla2.1, whole genome shotgun sequence genomic DNA:
- the LOC124939511 gene encoding G-type lectin S-receptor-like serine/threonine-protein kinase At2g19130: MKNSISVFFFVLICFFFCSQHGLSHGAAANTISANQTLSGDQTIVSAGGIFALGFFRPGKDSNKNYIGIWYNNLPGGTENVVWVANRDNPISDRFSSQLRILNNNLALLNESQTPIWSTNISSSSSSSPIEATLGDDGNLVLKDVSNSTIWQSFDYPAHTWLPGAKLSYNKRTQTRQIVISWKNSEDPSTGLFSFELDGINNQFLMRRNESEQYWTSGPWNGQYFSLVPEMKLGFLFNFSYVSNENESYFLFNATTISRAYMDVTGQLRVVSWVDGVRWNLIMNQPTSQCEVYAICGGNGACNQITQNFCNCLEGFHPKSQDDWDLNEFSGGCVRKFDLKCGNINNNNKRQDGFKLFTNMRLPGNSKSVPDKRDIKTCASSCLNDCSCSAYSYDNNLCLVWNAELWNLKQLAPNEGNGNSIYIRLSADEFEEFASGSPEKTIGVVIGSVGALIVLGIVILLIPRRKKRSNMEGFLVSFMYRDLQQATKNFSEKLGGGGFGSVFKGKLPDSTLITVKRLDSIRQGEKQFRTEVSTIGNVQHVNLVRLRGFCSQGNKKLLVYEYMQNGSLDSILFHQNDSKSILDWKTRYQISIGIARGLAYLHEKCRDCIVHCDIKPENILLDSGFCPKVADFGLAKLMGRDFSRVLTSMRGTIGYLAPEWISGVAITAKADVYSYGLMLFELISGRRNSGDGRMKYFPISAANLAVEGGDIMSLLDARLDRESAEPEEVMRVCRVACWCIQDLEGNRPTMGQVVQVLDGVIDVEQYPVPRALQIIVDQDDESLVLFEELSSSSSNKTTQAHDTSSGHSHTKSISSSKGN, encoded by the coding sequence ATGAAGAACAGTATTAGTGTCTTTTTCTTTGTCctcatttgcttcttcttctgtAGCCAACATGGGCTTTCTCATGGAGCTGCTGCTAACACCATCTCTGCAAATCAAACTCTTTCCGGAGATCAAACCATTGTGTCGGCAGGTGGGATCTTCGCACTTGGCTTCTTCAGACCAGGTAAAGACTCCAACAAAAACTACATAGGAATATGGTACAACAATCTCCCTGGAGGTACTGAAAATGTGGTTTGGGTAGCTAACAGAGATAACCCCATCTCCGATAGGTTTTCATCTCAACTCAGAATCTTAAACAACAATTTGGCACTTCTCAACGAATCTCAAACACCCATCTGGTCCACCAACatctcatcatcttcttcatcgtctCCGATTGAAGCGACCCTAGGTGATGATGGCAATCTTGTGCTAAAAGACGTCTCAAATTCCACAATTTGGCAGAGCTTTGATTACCCAGCCCACACATGGTTGCCTGGTGCAAAACTTTCTTATAACAAACGCACTCAAACGCGCCAGATCGTCATTTCCTGGAAAAATTCGGAGGATCCTTCAACTGGGTTATTTTCGTTTGAACTTGATGGAATTAACAATCAATTTCTTATGAGACGGAATGAATCCGAGCAGTACTGGACTAGTGGCCCATGGAATGGTCAGTACTTCAGCTTGGTGCCAGAGATGAAGCTCGGCTTCCTCTTCAACTTCAGCTATGTTAGCAACGAGAACGAGAGTTACTTTTTGTTTAACGCTACAACCATTTCTCGAGCATATATGGATGTAACCGGGCAATTAAGGGTAGTCAGCTGGGTGGATGGAGTTCGATGGAATTTAATCATGAATCAGCCAACATCACAGTGTGAGGTTTATGCTATATGTGGAGGAAATGGAGCCTGCAATCAGATCACACAAAATTTTTGCAATTGCTTGGAGGGGTTCCATCCCAAGTCACAGGATGATTGGGATCTCAATGAATTTTCAGGTGGCTGTGTTAGGAAGTTCGATTTGAAATGcggaaatattaataataataataaacgtCAAGACGGGTTCAAGCTGTTCACCAACATGAGATTGCCTGGGAATTCAAAGTCTGTGCCCGACAAAAGGGATATTAAGACATGTGCTTCTTCCTGCCTAAATGACTGCTCGTGCTCTGCATATTCTTACGACAACAACTTATGTTTGGTTTGGAATGCAGAGTTGTGGAATCTAAAACAACTCGCTCCAAACGAGGGTAATGGCAATAGTATTTATATCAGACTTTCTGCTGatgaatttgaagagtttgctAGTGGTTCCCCCGAAAAGACTATTGGGGTCGTTATAGGTTCGGTTGGTGCTCTAATTGTCTTGGGCATCGTTATCCTCCTTATACCGAGGAGGAAAAAGAGGTCGAATATGGAAGGTTTTTTGGTTTCTTTCATGTACCGGGACTTGCAACAGGCCACCAAAAACTTCTCGGAGAAACTAGGAGGTGGGGGGTTTGGTTCTGTTTTCAAAGGGAAGTTGCCTGATTCAACGTTGATCACGGTTAAGAGGCTCGACAGTATCAGACAAGGAGAGAAGCAATTCCGGACGGAAGTGAGCACGATTGGCAACGTTCAACATGTTAACCTTGTACGTCTTCGCGGGTTCTGCTCCCAAGGAAACAAGAAGTTGCTCGTTTATGAGTACATGCAAAACGGCTCTTTGGATTCCATTCTTTTTCACCAAAATGATTCAAAATCTATTTTGGACTGGAAAACCAGGTACCAAATTTCCATTGGAATAGCTCGGGGATTGGCTTACCTACACGAGAAGTGTCGCGACTGCATCGTCCACTGCGATATAAAACCCGAAAACATCCTTCTAGATTCCGGGTTCTGTCCCAAGGTGGCAGATTTCGGCCTGGCGAAGCTCATGGGTCGAGATTTCAGCCGGGTGCTGACGAGTATGAGAGGTACAATAGGGTATCTTGCTCCGGAATGGATATCGGGAGTAGCTATAACGGCAAAAGCGGATGTTTATAGCTACGGGCTGATGCTATTCGAGTTGATATCAGGACGAAGGAACTCTGGAGATGGGAGAATGAAGTACTTCCCCATTTCGGCTGCCAATTTGGCCGTTGAAGGGGGAGATATTATGAGTCTATTGGATGCTAGACTGGATAGGGAAAGTGCCGAACCTGAGGAGGTGATGAGAGTTTGTAGGGTGGCTTGCTGGTGCATACAAGACTTGGAAGGGAATAGGCCTACAATGGGTCAAGTGGTTCAGGTCCTTGATGGGGTTATAGACGTGGAACAGTATCCGGTTCCACGGGCTCTCCAAATCATTGTTGATCAGGACGATGAAAGCTTAGTTTTATTTGAAgaattatcttcttcttcttcaaacaaAACCACACAAGCCCATGACACTTCTTCTGGCCATTCTCATACCAAGAGCATTTCTTCATCCAAAGgtaattaa
- the LOC124939512 gene encoding G-type lectin S-receptor-like serine/threonine-protein kinase At2g19130 → MIRKNHMNFSDLFIVFLILCLSLSHQCCLSYGAPPPNTISANQTLSGDQTIVSAGGIFALGFFKPSEESNKNYIGIWYNSLPGNQTVVWVANRDKPIYDRYSSQLLFLDGNLVLLLNESHQTPIWSTNVSSSSSSPVRAILGDDGNFVLKDMSNSTVWQSFHYPVHTCLPGAKLSFNKRTKTHRTLTSWKNSEDPSVGLFSFQLDQYNNQYLMQRNGSEQYWTSGPWNGKIFSLLPEMKRGFLFNFSYVNNENESYFIFRMYNPKTLSRAYIDVTGQLRVVSWVDGVGWNLFWNQPITRCEVYDLCGRNGACNQITQQFCSCLEGFHPKSQHDWDLNDFSGGCVRNIDLQCENIDNKRPDGFKLFTNMRLPRNPKSLPNQRDVKTCASSCLNDCSCSAYSYDNKVCSVWNAELFNLQQLDQNDSNGKSIYIRLAVEEFEEFASSKRSAKMTIGVVIASVGFVIVLGIVILLILRRKKTSNVEGFLVAFMYRDLRRATKNFSEKLGGGGFGSVFKGRLPDSTLIAVKRLDSISQGEKQFRTEVSTIGNVQHVNLVRLHGFCSQGIKKLLVYEYMQNGSLDSILFRQNDSKSILDWKTRYQIAIGIARGLAYLHEKCRDCIVHCDIKPENILLDAGFCPKVADFGLAKLMGRDFSRVLTSMRGTIGYLAPEWISGVAITAKADVYSYGMLLFELISGRRNSGDGRMKYFPIWAANLAVEGGDIMSLLDARLDRESAEPEEVMRVCRVACWCIQDWEEHRPTMGQVVQVLEGVIDVEQPPVPRVLQNMVEDDESLVFIEEISSSSQTQSISSSASSSNSNSNSNSSSSSSSNSNSSLNSNQNQIYLQN, encoded by the exons ATGATTAGAAAGAACCACATGAACTTCTCTGATCTCTTTATTGTTTTCTTGATCCTCTGCCTATCCTTGAGCCATCAATGTTGTCTTTCCTATGGAGCTCCTCCTCCTAACACTATCTCTGCAAATCAAACGCTTTCAGGAGACCAAACCATTGTGTCAGCAGGTGGGATCTTCGCACTTGGCTTCTTCAAACCAAGCGAGGAATCCAACAAAAACTACATAGGAATATGGTACAACAGTCTCCCTGGCAATCAAACTGTGGTTTGGGTAGCAAATAGAGATAAACCCATCTACGATAGGTATTCCTCCCAACTCTTATTCTTAGACGGTAATTTGGTGCTGCTTCTCAACGAATCTCATCAAACGCCTATTTGGTCCACCAACGtctcatcttcatcatcgtcTCCAGTTCGGGCGATCCTTGGTGATGATGGTAATTTCGTGCTAAAGGACATGTCAAATTCGACAGTTTGGCAGAGCTTTCATTACCCTGTCCACACATGTTTGCCTGGCGCAAAGCTTTCCTTTAACAAACGCACTAAAACTCACAGGACCCTCACTTCATGGAAAAACTCGGAAGACCCTTCCGTTGGGTTATTTTCATTTCAACTGGATCAATATAATAATCAATACCTTATGCAGCGGAATGGATCCGAGCAGTACTGGACTAGCGGCCCCTGGAATGGGAAGATCTTCAGCTTGTTGCCCGAGATGAAGCGCGGCTTCCTCTTCAACTTCAGCTATGTTAACAATGAGAACGAGAGTTACTTTATATTTAGGATGTACAATCCTAAAACTCTTTCTCGAGCATATATAGATGTAACCGGGCAACTCAGGGTCGTCAGTTGGGTGGATGGTGTTGGATGGAATTTATTCTGGAACCAGCCAATTACACGGTGTGAGGTTTATGATTTATGTGGAAGAAATGGAGCCTGCAATCAGATAACTCAGCAATTTTGCAGTTGCTTGGAGGGGTTCCATCCCAAGTCACAGCATGATTGGGATCTCAATGATTTTTCAGGTGGCTGTGTTAGAAATATCGATTTGCAATGcgaaaatattgataataaacGTCCAGACGGGTTCAAGCTGTTCACCAACATGAGATTGCCCAGAAATCCAAAGTCTCTGCCCAACCAAAGGGATGTTAAGACATGTGCATCTTCCTGCCTCAATGACTGCTCCTGCTCTGCTTATTCTTACGACAACAAAGTATGTTCGGTTTGGAATGCAGAGTTGTTCAATCTACAACAGCTCGATCAAAACGACAGTAATGGCAAGAGTATTTATATCAGACTTGCTGTCgaagaatttgaagagtttgctAGTAGCAAGAGAAGCGCCAAAATGACTATCGGTGTCGTTATAGCTTCGGTTGGTTTTGTAATTGTCTTGGGCATCGTTATCCTCCTTATATTGAGGAGGAAAAAGACGTCAAATGTGGAAGGTTTTTTGGTTGCTTTCATGTACCGGGACTTGCGACGGGCCACCAAAAACTTCTCGGAGAAACTAGGAGGTGGGGGGTTTGGTTCTGTTTTCAAAGGGAGGTTGCCTGATTCAACGTTGATCGCGGTTAAGAGGCTCGATAGTATCAGCCAAGGAGAGAAGCAATTCCGGACGGAAGTGAGCACGATTGGGAACGTTCAACATGTTAACCTTGTCCGTCTTCACGGGTTCTGCTCCCAAGGAATCAAGAAGTTGCTCGTTTACGAGTACATGCAAAACGGCTCCCTGGATTCCATTCTTTTCCGTCAAAACGATTCAAAATCTATTTTGGACTGGAAAACCAGGTACCAAATTGCCATTGGAATAGCTCGGGGCTTGGCTTACCTACACGAGAAGTGTCGCGACTGCATCGTCCACTGCGATATAAAACCCGAAAACATCCTTCTAGATGCCGGGTTCTGTCCCAAGGTGGCAGATTTCGGCCTGGCGAAGCTCATGGGTCGAGATTTCAGCCGGGTGCTGACGAGTATGAGAGGTACAATAGGGTATCTTGCTCCGGAGTGGATATCGGGAGTAGCTATAACGGCAAAAGCGGATGTTTATAGCTACGGGATGCTGCTATTCGAGTTGATATCAGGACGAAGGAACTCTGGAGATGGGAGAATGAAGTACTTCCCCATTTGGGCTGCCAATTTGGCCGTGGAAGGGGGAGATATTATGAGTCTATTGGATGCTAGACTGGATAGGGAAAGTGCCGAACCTGAGGAGGTGATGAGAGTTTGTAGGGTGGCTTGCTGGTGCATACAAGACTGGGAAGAGCATAGGCCTACAATGGGTCAAGTGGTTCAGGTCCTTGAAGGGGTTATAGACGTGGAACAACCTCCGGTTCCACGGGTTCTCCAAAACATGGTGGAAGACGATGAAAGCTTAGTTTTCATCGAAGAAATATCTTCTTCGTCACAGACTCAAAGCATTTCTTCATCCGCGAGCTCTTCCAA ttcaaactcaaactcaaactcgagctcgagctcgagctcaaactcGAACTCGAGCTTGAACTCGAACCAGAACCAAATTTATttgcaaaattaa